One Desulfobulbus oligotrophicus DNA segment encodes these proteins:
- a CDS encoding SPASM domain-containing protein codes for MRSFGCERYQLSIDGLEQTHDTIRKPGSFATTLEKIACLRTAGIRSVVMTTVSGLNSSELPEIIDLVVKHRADVFAFTRYCPTSPTSPDKSTHITPKDYRALLEVCWGKFQKHKDSGTVFNLKDHLWTLFLYEKGLFQIPEGLDAATIYDGCNCGISHLTILPDGTVYACRRMESAVGNVFNNKLTEIFLGNRMDAYRNYARFEKCAQCELMRFCRGCPAVAYGYTGSHYSADPQCWKSITV; via the coding sequence CTGCGCTCTTTCGGCTGTGAGCGTTACCAGCTCTCCATTGACGGCTTGGAGCAGACCCACGACACCATCAGGAAACCCGGCTCTTTTGCAACCACCCTGGAAAAAATAGCCTGCCTCCGCACGGCTGGTATCAGAAGCGTTGTGATGACAACCGTTTCCGGCCTGAACAGCAGTGAACTTCCGGAGATCATTGATCTTGTTGTTAAACACCGTGCCGATGTTTTCGCCTTTACCCGGTATTGCCCGACAAGTCCGACAAGTCCTGATAAAAGCACTCATATCACCCCGAAAGATTATCGTGCTCTGCTGGAGGTTTGCTGGGGAAAATTTCAAAAGCACAAGGACTCCGGCACAGTATTCAATCTCAAGGATCACCTGTGGACCCTGTTTCTGTATGAAAAGGGTTTATTCCAAATTCCGGAAGGTCTGGACGCTGCCACCATTTACGACGGCTGCAACTGCGGCATCTCCCATCTGACCATCTTACCGGACGGCACGGTGTACGCCTGCCGTCGCATGGAAAGCGCTGTCGGCAACGTCTTCAACAACAAACTGACGGAAATTTTCCTGGGAAACCGTATGGATGCCTACCGTAATTATGCCAGGTTTGAAAAATGTGCACAGTGCGAACTCATGCGTTTTTGCAGGGGATGTCCGGCCGTGGCCTACGGCTACACCGGCAGCCACTACAGTGCTGATCCGCAATGCTGGAAAAGTATCACAGTTTAA
- a CDS encoding radical SAM protein — MHFSSDINRPPYEADDAYLQVTSGCSHDACVFCTFYKDAPFKASPMEEIVSDIRELAIHGARYNRIFLQGADPFILSSKRLHEIADLIHEHLPWVKTIGGYARVDNLANKSVEELRELAKMGYGGFYFGIETGDDFLLKRMNKGYTSDVIIEQMSKLGEAGMDFVGNFLGGLGGRGYGPSHARETARVSNIIRPTMIYASQLTLFPDTPLMQDVWAGKFAEATEVERFEEMQEFLRCITVPTVFKAEHVTMPSPIRGNLPEDLDRMTSELQQLIDRGEAWLRNYRSQVHGL, encoded by the coding sequence ATGCATTTTTCAAGTGATATCAACCGTCCGCCCTACGAGGCTGATGATGCGTATCTTCAGGTGACCAGCGGCTGCAGTCATGACGCCTGTGTCTTCTGTACCTTTTACAAAGATGCCCCCTTCAAGGCCTCGCCCATGGAAGAGATAGTGTCCGACATCAGGGAACTGGCAATACATGGAGCCAGATACAACCGTATTTTTCTCCAGGGAGCCGATCCGTTCATTCTGTCGTCCAAGAGGCTGCATGAGATTGCCGATCTCATTCACGAACATCTGCCCTGGGTCAAAACCATCGGTGGCTATGCCCGGGTGGACAATCTTGCAAACAAGAGCGTGGAAGAACTCCGTGAGCTGGCCAAGATGGGTTACGGCGGCTTTTACTTTGGCATAGAAACCGGTGATGATTTTCTGCTCAAGCGCATGAACAAGGGCTACACCTCTGATGTGATCATTGAGCAGATGTCCAAGCTGGGCGAAGCAGGCATGGACTTTGTCGGCAACTTTCTCGGTGGACTGGGAGGCCGGGGATACGGACCGAGTCATGCCCGTGAGACGGCTCGTGTGAGCAACATCATCCGGCCGACGATGATTTACGCCTCACAACTGACGCTCTTCCCGGATACGCCGCTGATGCAGGATGTCTGGGCAGGCAAGTTTGCAGAAGCCACCGAAGTGGAGCGCTTTGAGGAGATGCAGGAATTTCTGCGCTGTATCACCGTACCGACCGTCTTCAAGGCGGAACATGTGACCATGCCCTCGCCTATCCGCGGCAACCTTCCAGAAGACCTCGACCGCATGACCAGCGAGCTGCAGCAGCTTATAGACCGTGGAGAGGCCTGGCTGCGCAACTATCGAAGCCAGGTGCACGGTCTGTAA
- a CDS encoding winged helix-turn-helix transcriptional regulator: MIVKKDLPACPVATTVGLIGNKWKLLILRDVLGGAKRFGELHKSLEGISQKVLTDNLRSMEEDGLLTRTVFPEVPPRVEYSLSRLGDSMRPIIKNMEEWGLKYKELAAKATQE, translated from the coding sequence ATGATTGTAAAAAAAGACTTACCGGCCTGTCCTGTGGCGACAACGGTTGGACTGATCGGCAACAAGTGGAAACTGCTCATCCTGCGGGATGTGCTTGGCGGCGCAAAACGCTTTGGCGAACTACATAAAAGCCTGGAAGGCATCAGCCAGAAAGTGCTGACAGATAACCTGCGCTCCATGGAAGAAGACGGCCTGCTGACGCGCACGGTATTCCCGGAAGTACCGCCCCGCGTGGAATACAGCCTGAGCCGGCTTGGCGACAGCATGCGGCCGATTATCAAAAATATGGAAGAGTGGGGATTGAAGTATAAGGAATTGGCCGCAAAGGCGACGCAGGAGTAA
- a CDS encoding P1 family peptidase, which produces MQEIDFSEIEDIQTGHAHNLDAGTGCTVLISEKGVTAGIDVRGGAPATRESDLLHPVNLVEKVHAILLTGGSAFGLDAASGVMQYLEERDIGFDVQVTRVPIVCGAALFDLAVGDHRVRPDREMGYQACRNAADRTCANGSIGAGTGATVGKILGMKRAMKSGLGCYAMQVDTLKIGALVAVNCLGDVIDPETGERLAGLLNEDLNGPADTETVMIRSYASKRDLFAGNTTIGVVVTNAVLTKSQATKLASMSHDGYARTMRPAHSMFDGDTVFTMATGQVDADLSTLGLLAARVVEKAIVSAVKNAAPLFGLKCWANFENRGTTTK; this is translated from the coding sequence ATGCAGGAAATAGATTTTTCCGAAATAGAAGATATACAAACAGGTCATGCCCACAATCTGGATGCCGGCACAGGGTGCACTGTGCTCATCTCTGAAAAAGGCGTAACCGCTGGGATCGACGTCAGGGGCGGTGCTCCGGCGACCCGGGAAAGCGACCTGCTGCATCCCGTCAACCTGGTGGAGAAGGTACATGCAATCCTCCTGACAGGAGGCAGTGCGTTCGGTCTTGATGCGGCCTCTGGTGTGATGCAGTACCTGGAAGAAAGAGACATCGGTTTTGACGTGCAGGTCACCAGAGTCCCGATTGTATGCGGAGCAGCCTTGTTCGACCTGGCAGTGGGCGATCATAGAGTAAGGCCGGACAGGGAGATGGGGTATCAGGCGTGTCGGAACGCTGCAGACCGGACCTGTGCGAATGGCAGTATTGGTGCCGGTACAGGTGCAACAGTGGGGAAGATACTGGGCATGAAAAGGGCCATGAAGAGCGGGCTTGGGTGTTATGCCATGCAGGTGGATACATTGAAGATCGGAGCGCTTGTGGCGGTCAACTGTCTTGGAGATGTGATTGATCCGGAAACAGGCGAGCGGCTGGCCGGCCTGCTGAACGAGGATCTGAATGGACCCGCCGACACAGAAACAGTGATGATCCGGTCTTATGCCTCAAAAAGAGACCTCTTTGCCGGGAACACAACAATCGGGGTTGTCGTCACAAACGCCGTGCTGACCAAATCACAGGCAACCAAACTGGCGTCCATGTCCCATGACGGCTATGCGAGAACGATGCGACCCGCACATTCCATGTTCGATGGAGACACTGTCTTCACCATGGCGACTGGACAGGTTGATGCGGATCTGAGCACGCTTGGTCTGCTGGCGGCAAGAGTAGTGGAGAAAGCCATTGTCTCTGCTGTAAAGAATGCCGCCCCGCTCTTCGGGCTTAAATGCTGGGCGAATTTCGAGAACAGGGGTACGACCACAAAATAA
- a CDS encoding transposase has translation MSEKRNRQRFTKEFKEDAVRLVLEQGYRGWSRKIGQAVQWKICYP, from the coding sequence ATGAGTGAGAAAAGAAACAGGCAGCGATTTACCAAAGAATTCAAAGAGGACGCCGTCCGACTGGTTTTGGAGCAGGGCTACAGAGGTTGGTCACGGAAGATTGGACAAGCCGTTCAGTGGAAAATCTGCTATCCGTAA
- a CDS encoding fused MFS/spermidine synthase yields the protein MIDFRPTRGPVMLHCCIFLCGAALMVIELTGSRILAPFLGTSLVVWTSLIGIILASLSLGAWWGGSLADRFPHPRRLGRIVLLSAWATAAIGLSKTWVLEFLQGAGSLHTVAIIATVALFAPAAILLGMVPPFAVRLCLEDREHGGRTAGSLYAISTVGSIVGTFLAGFVLIAWVGSTAILFITAASLALASWLADPATKALKGASILLFGLALFFCCQQDQWQEQYGFLDRDTPYNRVLVYTGKEAGSDRLTREMVTGPQGRQSAMYLDDPIALALPYTRFYRLVEHYRPDARRMLVLGGGGYSFPKYALAHYPEMHVDVVELDPGITQLARSHFGLTDHPRLAIFEEDARTFLKKVATRYDIILCDVFNSHYSIPFHLVTVEAVQLMCAALNPDGVILVNLLASPEGTASRFYQALHATFQTRFASVEAYAVADPVDRHLWQNIMLAAGSKPPTGLPEDPDLQHMLAHALPVPGGTIAPFTDEYAPVDRYIGELSLRPALH from the coding sequence ATGATCGATTTCCGCCCCACGCGAGGACCTGTCATGCTCCACTGCTGCATCTTTCTCTGCGGCGCGGCCCTGATGGTCATCGAACTGACCGGCTCCCGCATCCTTGCCCCCTTCCTCGGCACCTCCCTGGTCGTGTGGACCAGTCTGATCGGCATCATCCTCGCCAGCCTCAGCCTCGGCGCCTGGTGGGGAGGCTCCCTGGCCGACCGATTTCCGCATCCCCGGCGGCTCGGTCGGATCGTCCTCCTTTCCGCCTGGGCCACCGCTGCCATCGGCCTGTCCAAGACCTGGGTGCTTGAATTTCTCCAGGGCGCGGGCAGCCTGCACACCGTCGCCATCATCGCCACCGTGGCCCTGTTTGCACCGGCGGCAATTCTGCTCGGCATGGTGCCGCCCTTTGCCGTCCGCCTCTGCCTGGAGGATCGAGAACATGGCGGCCGGACGGCGGGCAGCCTCTATGCGATCTCCACCGTCGGCTCCATTGTCGGCACCTTTCTCGCCGGTTTTGTCCTCATCGCCTGGGTGGGCAGCACCGCCATTCTCTTCATCACCGCTGCCTCCCTGGCCCTCGCCTCCTGGCTGGCCGATCCCGCGACCAAGGCCCTGAAGGGTGCGTCCATACTCCTTTTCGGTCTGGCCCTGTTCTTCTGCTGTCAGCAGGACCAATGGCAGGAACAGTATGGATTTCTCGACCGGGACACTCCGTACAACCGGGTGCTGGTCTATACCGGCAAGGAGGCAGGCAGCGACCGCCTCACCCGGGAGATGGTCACCGGGCCCCAGGGTCGGCAATCCGCCATGTACCTGGATGACCCCATTGCGTTAGCCCTGCCCTATACCCGGTTTTATCGCCTGGTCGAACATTACCGGCCCGACGCGCGCCGCATGCTGGTGCTCGGCGGGGGCGGCTACTCCTTTCCCAAATATGCCCTGGCTCACTATCCCGAGATGCACGTCGATGTGGTCGAACTCGACCCCGGCATCACACAACTCGCCCGCAGCCATTTCGGCCTGACCGACCACCCGCGCCTCGCCATTTTCGAGGAGGATGCCCGCACCTTTCTCAAAAAGGTTGCCACCCGTTACGACATCATCCTCTGCGACGTGTTCAACTCGCACTACTCCATCCCCTTTCACCTGGTCACGGTCGAGGCGGTGCAGCTGATGTGCGCCGCCCTCAACCCGGACGGCGTGATCCTGGTCAATCTTCTGGCCTCGCCCGAGGGTACGGCGAGCCGCTTTTACCAGGCCCTGCACGCGACCTTCCAAACCCGGTTTGCCTCGGTTGAGGCTTATGCGGTGGCCGATCCCGTTGACCGTCACCTGTGGCAGAATATAATGCTGGCCGCCGGTAGCAAGCCGCCAACCGGCCTGCCCGAAGATCCGGACCTGCAGCACATGCTGGCCCATGCGCTGCCCGTACCCGGCGGCACCATTGCTCCCTTCACCGACGAATACGCCCCGGTGGATCGCTACATCGGCGAGCTGAGCCTGCGACCCGCGCTCCACTGA
- a CDS encoding type I restriction endonuclease subunit R, whose protein sequence is MTWFNEENTVEQLVLDTLTDKDNQWCVAEPQADFFDSHLTLQLANLRWHFVPAEDLPRQHSDVLVEPMLREALIRLNPEIKAQPDRADDILYRLRAIIMSVTSEGLVRANELFAQWLRGEKSMPFGDRGEHTPIRLVDFDDPNNNQYIVTNQWVYPIQEGGRRFDIVLLINGLPVIIGEAKTPVRPAVTWVDGASDIHNGYEIGQPQMFVPNVFSFATEGRAFHYGSVRMPVEMWSPWKAQSVKDEVRSLKNESDLHPSLFTLQTSSGLREVQQAVRDMLRPHVILDILQNYTLFATDKKHRRIKIICRYQQYQGANLLVSRVVKGYPKKGLIWHFQGSGKSLLMVFAAQKLRMHRFLGNPTVIIVVDRIDLDTQITATFNAADIPNMVGANTRQELHGLLAADTRKIIITTIHKFGEAEGRLNDRANIIVMVDEAHRTQEGDLGRKMREALPHAFLFGLTGTPINKRDRNTFWAFGADEDEQGYMSRYSFQESIRDQATLPLHFEAVDVRLHIKKEAIDQAYAQMTDSLNEEDRDDLAKRAAKMAVLIKAPTRVQAICEHIANHFKTRIEPNGFKAQVVTFDRECCVLYKKTLDKLIGEDASAIVMHTQSGKSDIYAQWKLDKDQEEQLLDRFRDPNDPLKFLIVTSKLLTGFDAPVLQVMYLDKPMKDHSLLQAICRTNRTYPGKTHGLIVDYLGIFDEVATALDFDDQAVQQVISNLDELKKELPGVITRALAFFPGVDRTLGGYEGLMAAQDCLPNNETRDAFAAQYSVLSRLWEALSPDPCLGPYEKDFKWLTQVYQSVKPGTDKGKLLWHALGPKTITLVHENVHLETVRDDLETLVMDAEVLEGLLDGQDPDRKSRVIQIKLIARLRKHKENPKFVALGERLEKLKERHEQGLLHSLDFLKELLTLAKEVVQAEKQVDPVDERDKAQTALTELFTEVKSGQTPIVVERIVADIDEIVRLVRFPGWQNTKAGEREVQKALRKVIYVKYKIKDQDLFDKAYGYIRQYY, encoded by the coding sequence ATGACCTGGTTCAACGAAGAAAACACAGTTGAACAACTCGTTCTGGATACCCTGACTGATAAAGACAATCAGTGGTGCGTTGCCGAGCCGCAAGCCGACTTTTTCGATTCTCACCTCACCCTCCAGCTTGCAAACCTTCGCTGGCACTTTGTGCCCGCCGAAGACCTGCCCCGTCAGCACTCCGACGTGCTGGTAGAACCCATGTTGCGCGAGGCTCTCATACGCCTCAATCCAGAAATCAAAGCCCAGCCTGACCGCGCTGATGATATTTTATATCGCCTGCGAGCCATTATCATGTCCGTAACCAGTGAAGGACTGGTACGAGCCAATGAACTTTTTGCCCAATGGTTACGGGGTGAGAAATCCATGCCCTTTGGGGATCGAGGCGAACATACTCCCATACGTCTTGTGGATTTTGATGACCCTAATAACAACCAATACATAGTTACCAACCAGTGGGTTTACCCGATCCAGGAAGGTGGACGCCGCTTTGATATTGTCCTGCTCATCAATGGTCTGCCAGTTATTATTGGAGAGGCCAAAACGCCGGTGCGCCCGGCAGTGACCTGGGTGGATGGGGCCAGTGATATTCACAATGGCTATGAAATTGGTCAGCCCCAGATGTTTGTGCCCAATGTATTTTCCTTTGCCACCGAGGGGCGCGCCTTCCATTATGGCAGTGTTCGAATGCCGGTCGAGATGTGGTCACCGTGGAAGGCGCAAAGTGTGAAGGATGAAGTGAGAAGTCTGAAAAATGAATCCGACCTTCACCCTTCACTTTTCACACTTCAAACTTCTTCCGGCCTGCGTGAGGTTCAACAAGCCGTCCGTGATATGCTCAGGCCTCATGTGATCCTGGATATCCTGCAAAATTATACCCTCTTTGCTACGGATAAAAAACACCGACGCATAAAGATAATCTGCCGCTATCAACAATACCAGGGAGCCAATCTTTTGGTTTCGCGGGTGGTCAAGGGCTACCCTAAAAAAGGCCTGATCTGGCATTTCCAGGGCTCAGGAAAATCTTTGTTAATGGTTTTTGCAGCCCAAAAGCTACGTATGCACCGCTTTTTGGGTAATCCCACCGTGATTATTGTGGTGGATCGCATTGATCTGGACACCCAGATAACAGCCACATTCAATGCTGCTGATATTCCCAACATGGTTGGAGCCAACACCCGGCAGGAACTGCATGGTTTGCTGGCCGCTGATACGCGCAAAATCATTATCACCACTATCCATAAATTCGGGGAGGCAGAGGGTCGCTTAAACGACCGGGCCAACATCATTGTCATGGTTGATGAAGCGCACCGCACTCAAGAAGGTGATTTGGGACGCAAAATGCGCGAAGCTTTGCCCCATGCCTTTCTCTTCGGGTTGACTGGCACGCCCATCAATAAACGTGATCGCAATACCTTCTGGGCTTTTGGTGCGGATGAGGATGAGCAGGGCTATATGAGCCGCTATTCTTTTCAGGAATCTATCCGGGACCAGGCTACCCTGCCCCTGCATTTTGAGGCTGTGGATGTAAGACTGCATATCAAAAAGGAGGCCATTGACCAAGCCTATGCTCAAATGACCGATTCTTTAAATGAAGAAGACCGTGATGATCTGGCCAAACGAGCAGCAAAAATGGCTGTGCTGATCAAGGCCCCGACACGGGTTCAGGCTATTTGTGAGCATATTGCCAACCATTTTAAGACCAGAATAGAACCCAATGGATTTAAGGCCCAGGTGGTTACCTTTGATCGCGAGTGCTGCGTGCTGTACAAAAAAACTCTGGACAAGCTCATTGGAGAGGACGCCAGTGCCATTGTCATGCATACTCAAAGCGGTAAATCCGATATATATGCTCAGTGGAAACTGGATAAAGACCAGGAAGAACAACTGCTGGACCGCTTTCGTGATCCCAACGATCCCCTCAAGTTTTTGATTGTCACTTCCAAGCTGCTGACTGGTTTTGACGCCCCTGTTTTACAGGTCATGTATCTGGATAAGCCCATGAAAGACCATAGTCTGCTCCAGGCCATTTGCCGGACCAACCGCACCTATCCCGGCAAAACACATGGGCTGATTGTGGACTATCTGGGCATTTTTGATGAAGTTGCCACGGCTTTGGATTTTGATGACCAGGCTGTGCAGCAAGTGATCTCCAACCTGGATGAACTGAAAAAAGAATTGCCTGGGGTCATAACCAGGGCTCTGGCCTTTTTTCCTGGGGTAGACCGCACTCTTGGCGGCTATGAAGGACTGATGGCTGCTCAAGACTGTCTGCCCAATAATGAAACAAGGGATGCTTTTGCAGCTCAATACTCTGTGCTCTCTCGATTGTGGGAGGCTCTTTCCCCTGATCCATGCCTTGGTCCCTATGAAAAGGATTTTAAATGGCTGACTCAGGTCTATCAATCCGTGAAACCGGGGACAGATAAAGGCAAGTTACTCTGGCACGCACTGGGGCCGAAAACTATTACCCTGGTCCATGAAAATGTTCATCTGGAAACAGTACGCGATGATCTTGAGACCCTGGTTATGGATGCAGAAGTTTTAGAAGGGCTTCTTGATGGTCAAGACCCTGACCGGAAATCCAGGGTAATTCAGATCAAGCTCATTGCCCGTTTACGCAAGCACAAAGAAAATCCCAAGTTTGTTGCTCTGGGTGAACGCCTGGAAAAACTCAAGGAACGGCACGAGCAGGGCCTGCTTCACAGCCTGGATTTTCTCAAGGAACTGCTCACCCTGGCCAAGGAGGTGGTCCAAGCCGAAAAACAAGTAGACCCGGTCGATGAACGGGATAAGGCCCAAACAGCCCTGACGGAATTGTTTACTGAAGTGAAAAGTGGCCAGACGCCCATAGTGGTCGAGCGGATTGTGGCTGATATTGACGAGATTGTGCGCCTGGTCCGCTTTCCGGGCTGGCAAAACACCAAAGCCGGAGAACGTGAGGTCCAGAAGGCCCTGCGCAAAGTGATTTATGTGAAATACAAAATCAAAGACCAGGATCTGTTTGACAAGGCTTACGGATATATCCGGCAGTACTATTAA
- a CDS encoding DUF3800 domain-containing protein: protein MESIINIYCDESCHLPCDGQKAMVLGALWCFKSEAAEHNQAIAELKVKHHLSPFFEIKWSKISPSKVGFYRELVDYFFASPTMGFRAWVIPDKSVLNHQQHNQTHDDWYYKMYFYLLRNLIFTGRKYHIYPDIKDTRSRLKLQKLQLVLRNANYDFSREIIEKIQHVRSHDIALMQLADVLIGAVAYHARGLSNSNAKIEIIEQIKNKTGLSLNRNTLPTEQKFNLCIWRPSSGGFENA, encoded by the coding sequence TTGGAATCTATAATCAATATTTACTGTGACGAAAGCTGTCATTTGCCCTGTGATGGACAGAAGGCAATGGTTCTTGGTGCGCTGTGGTGTTTTAAATCAGAGGCTGCTGAGCATAACCAGGCTATTGCCGAACTGAAAGTCAAACATCACCTGTCGCCATTTTTTGAGATCAAATGGTCAAAAATATCTCCGTCCAAGGTTGGTTTTTATCGGGAACTTGTTGATTATTTTTTTGCAAGTCCCACCATGGGCTTTCGGGCTTGGGTGATTCCCGACAAATCCGTTCTAAATCACCAGCAGCATAACCAGACACATGATGACTGGTATTATAAAATGTACTTTTATCTATTAAGGAATCTCATATTCACTGGCCGAAAATATCATATTTATCCAGACATAAAAGACACGCGTAGCAGGTTGAAATTACAAAAACTACAACTGGTCCTGCGTAATGCAAATTACGATTTTTCAAGAGAGATTATCGAAAAAATTCAGCATGTCCGTTCGCATGATATTGCCCTAATGCAGCTTGCGGATGTTTTGATTGGTGCTGTAGCATATCATGCACGTGGTTTATCCAACAGTAACGCAAAGATTGAAATCATAGAACAGATTAAAAACAAAACCGGCTTAAGTCTGAATCGCAATACCTTGCCAACCGAACAAAAATTCAACCTCTGTATTTGGCGTCCAAGTAGCGGAGGTTTTGAGAATGCCTGA
- a CDS encoding restriction endonuclease subunit S, which produces MSAQSLKPGWKMVKFGEVVKNANLVERNPEANNIERVVGLEHIDPENLHIRRWNSVADGTSFTRKFVSGQTLFGKRRAYQRKVAYAEFDGICSGDILTFESKNRKVLLSELLPFICQSDAFFDHALDTSAGSLSPRTSWKALKEFEFPLPPLDEQKRIAEILWAADEVMESRKILIDRLNQTRIGLGNSVWGKTHDIHREKLGSLCLKVQDGTHFSPQSASGPRRYMTSKNIRDGYLDISECGWITEEEHRNIYRRADVQYGDIVLTKDGANTGNAAYFNLEEEVSLLSSVAFIRANPKKLNAKFLLAFLRSPRGKWEIIREMKGTAITRITLTQIREFRVPVIPIEEQNVFSVKFDLIDSSIATAGRDLNNIAKTKSALLNQLLVGAIHV; this is translated from the coding sequence ATGAGTGCTCAATCCCTGAAGCCCGGCTGGAAGATGGTCAAGTTTGGCGAGGTGGTCAAGAACGCCAATCTGGTGGAGCGTAATCCAGAGGCCAACAACATTGAGAGAGTTGTAGGACTCGAACACATCGACCCCGAGAATTTGCATATTCGCCGCTGGAACTCTGTTGCCGATGGCACTTCATTTACCCGCAAGTTTGTGTCGGGGCAGACGCTTTTCGGCAAACGCCGGGCCTATCAACGCAAGGTCGCCTACGCCGAGTTTGATGGTATTTGTTCCGGGGATATCCTGACCTTCGAGTCAAAAAACAGAAAGGTGTTACTGTCGGAACTTTTACCGTTTATCTGCCAGAGCGATGCGTTCTTTGATCATGCGCTGGATACTTCGGCAGGCTCACTGTCACCCCGAACCAGCTGGAAAGCACTTAAAGAATTTGAATTCCCCCTCCCGCCCCTTGATGAACAAAAACGCATTGCCGAGATCCTATGGGCAGCGGATGAAGTGATGGAATCCAGAAAAATTCTTATTGACAGGCTAAATCAGACAAGAATTGGGCTAGGTAATTCAGTTTGGGGAAAAACTCACGATATACATAGAGAGAAACTTGGAAGTCTCTGCTTGAAAGTCCAAGATGGCACTCATTTTTCCCCTCAATCTGCTTCTGGACCACGGAGATATATGACTTCAAAGAATATTCGAGATGGCTATCTTGATATTTCTGAATGTGGCTGGATAACCGAAGAAGAACACAGAAATATCTATCGCAGAGCAGATGTTCAATATGGTGATATTGTCCTTACTAAGGATGGAGCCAACACTGGCAACGCCGCCTACTTTAATCTGGAAGAGGAGGTAAGCCTACTTTCAAGCGTAGCGTTTATTAGGGCAAATCCAAAAAAACTAAATGCAAAATTTCTCTTGGCTTTTTTAAGAAGCCCGAGAGGAAAATGGGAAATTATCAGAGAGATGAAGGGTACTGCTATAACAAGGATAACACTAACTCAAATTCGAGAGTTCAGAGTACCAGTCATCCCAATAGAAGAACAAAATGTCTTTTCAGTAAAATTTGATTTGATCGACTCAAGTATCGCCACTGCTGGGAGAGACTTAAACAATATCGCAAAAACAAAATCGGCTCTTTTGAATCAGTTATTAGTTGGAGCTATCCATGTTTAA
- a CDS encoding PDDEXK nuclease domain-containing protein gives MNELKKNTPGPDYAHLLAEVKERVRSAQYAALKAVNTELVGLYWDIGRMIVERQDAEGWGRAVVESLAADIQAEFPGVSGFSSSNLWRMKGFFETYQGVEKLALLVREIGWSHNIVIMERCSDPLEREFYIRMTRKFGWSKNVLIHQIGNQSYEKSLLGQTNFDQALTPKLRAQAKLAVKDEYTFDFLELGEEHSERELERALIVRIEDFLRAMGGMFAFMGSQYRLEIDGKEFFIDLLLFHRRLRCLVAIELKVGEFQPEFVGKMQFYLTALDRQVRQEDENPSIGIVLCKEKSRTIVEYALHNSRKPIGVATYEITRTLPRELKGQLPQPEEIAALLEGMEK, from the coding sequence ATGAACGAGCTGAAAAAGAACACTCCCGGCCCTGATTACGCGCACCTCCTCGCCGAAGTAAAAGAGCGCGTTCGTTCAGCCCAGTACGCTGCGTTGAAAGCAGTCAATACCGAACTGGTCGGCTTGTACTGGGATATTGGACGCATGATTGTAGAACGTCAGGATGCTGAAGGCTGGGGAAGGGCAGTGGTAGAAAGCCTTGCAGCTGACATTCAAGCAGAATTTCCCGGCGTGAGTGGGTTTTCATCCTCCAACTTATGGAGAATGAAAGGATTCTTTGAAACTTATCAGGGGGTTGAAAAACTCGCACTACTGGTGCGAGAAATAGGTTGGAGCCATAACATCGTCATCATGGAGCGCTGTTCCGATCCCCTGGAACGTGAATTCTACATCCGCATGACCCGTAAATTCGGCTGGTCCAAAAATGTTCTCATTCATCAGATCGGCAATCAAAGCTACGAAAAATCACTGCTGGGCCAGACCAACTTTGACCAGGCGCTGACGCCCAAGCTACGCGCCCAGGCCAAGCTGGCGGTCAAGGATGAATACACTTTTGATTTTCTGGAACTGGGCGAAGAACACAGCGAACGGGAGCTGGAGCGGGCACTCATTGTCCGGATCGAAGATTTCCTGCGGGCCATGGGCGGTATGTTTGCCTTTATGGGCAGCCAGTACCGGCTGGAGATTGATGGCAAAGAGTTTTTTATCGACCTCTTGCTGTTTCATCGCCGACTGCGCTGCCTGGTGGCCATTGAGCTGAAAGTTGGCGAGTTTCAGCCAGAGTTTGTGGGCAAGATGCAGTTTTACCTGACTGCGCTGGACCGGCAAGTCCGCCAGGAAGATGAAAACCCATCCATTGGCATTGTTTTGTGCAAAGAAAAAAGCCGCACCATTGTGGAATATGCCCTGCACAATAGCCGCAAGCCCATTGGTGTGGCTACCTATGAAATTACCCGGACCCTTCCCCGGGAATTAAAGGGGCAACTGCCCCAGCCGGAAGAGATCGCGGCCTTGTTGGAGGGGATGGAAAAATGA